A portion of the Calliphora vicina chromosome 5, idCalVici1.1, whole genome shotgun sequence genome contains these proteins:
- the Khc-73 gene encoding kinesin-like protein KIF13A isoform X2, which translates to MSTDKIKVAVRVRPFNRREIELGTKCIVEMEKQQTILHNPPAIDKIESRKPPKTFAFDHCFFSLNPNDENFASQETVFDCVGRDILDNAFQGYNACIFAYGQTGSGKSYTMMGSQEYKGIIPRLCDNLFSAISNKSTQELMYKVEVSYMEIYNEKVHDLLDPKPNKQSLKVREHNVLGPYVDGLSQLAVASYQDIDNLMTEGNKSRTVAATNMNAESSRSHAVFSVVLTQILTDQASGVTGEKVSRMSLVDLAGSERAVKTGAVGDRLKEGSNINKSLTTLGLVISKLADQSNGKKSGGDKFVPYRDSVLTWLLKDNLGGNSRTVMVATISPSADNYEETLSTLRYADRAKRIVNHAVVNEDPNARIIRELRHEVETLRNMLKHATGSPVGDINDKLAESENLMKQISQTWEEKLVKTERIQNERQQALEKMGISVQASGIMVEKNKYYLVNLNADPSLNELLVYYLKERTLIGGHTISGPQPDIQLSGLGIQPEHCVITIEDGGLFLEPFTGARCFVNGYAAAEKTPIANGDRILWGNHHFFRVNCPKSANANMNSEPQTPAQLIDYNFARDEIMQNELSNDPIQTAIARLERQHEEDKQVALEKQRQEYERQFQQLRNILSPSTPYAPYTPYDPLRLGKITPNTPTSQMRVEKWAQERDEMFKRSLGQLKNDIMRANALVQEANFLAEEMEKKTKFSVTLQIPPANLSPNRRRGAFVSEPAILVKRLNSGSQIWSMEKLENKLIDMREMYQEHKERVLNGLENENSKTLDPFYESQENHNLIGVANIFLEVLFHDVKLDYHTPIISQQGEVAGRLQVEIQRIAGQMPQDRMCESISESSSDSRDDYEDAPDPMANQVTCRVTIKCASGLPLSLSNFVFCQYTFWGHQETVVPVINAETTPRDQNMIFKFEHTKDFTVTINEEFLEHCIEGALSIEVWGHRSAGFSRSKGWEVEQQQAKARSLVDRWAELSRKIELWVEIHELNDNGEYAPVEVSNPSEVLTGGIYQLRQGQQRRVHVRVKPVQNSGTLPIICQSIVNIAIGSVTVRSRLQRALDSYQEEDLTILREKWSEALGRRRQYLDQQIQKLIKKEEKTEEERERELSLVHQWVSLTEERNAVLVPAPGSGIPGAPASWNPPSGMEPHVPVLFLNLNADDLSAQNTNDEFSIAGINSILSKEHGHKFYTLQILQHLDKDVCAISSWDSSMHDSPALNRVTEANERVYLILRTTVRLSHPAPMDLVLRKRLCINIKKGPSITDRLKKFRLVRTENTIACTGVTYEVVSNIPKASEELEDRESLAQLAASGDDCSASDGETYIEKYTRGVSAVESILTLDRLRQNVAVKELETAHGQPLTMRKTCSVPNFSQIMRFDASMESLLNVGRSESFVDLNQSLGSKFLPQPAQTTPGGMRDFGTRSRHSFGGKGSNDDSPGKAFGIASPATSKLMGMRMTTLHEEPLGGHRSLAEEPEDSYSDSEYANEYEHEKNQRNNYQTPRSRLTSSKTMDSFMDVSTHSNHSYLSYTSNVNTNLKHLTGLATPSMSSSTSSGYGSQAVSCTNLTNDDIASMRSMSIDETPDFDRINSNSPPNRQTHRVNPFLKDMPKPSINHKHMETVPTNAELQQPKSQNQNDLTTTTTQLPTEIINAPLTIETEQDQQLVIENISNSEEEQTQHLNNDLNNESQTSNTTNTTTATQPHDKRDQDQTVKNLNNNQTNSNNNDTSSNTDNQNGNEIIEEGTGIVRTPLPAGKVVRRKKTPPQGSNGNGNDLMTSSVTNTTTMNNNNNRSNAMHRASLAKMEGLMTNSNDHLNVSSMSTSMEIEDDKHIDVTLPDWVVVGESVLIRPYNTSGVISYVGTTHFQKGTWIGVELDTPTGKNDGSVQGIQYFQCKPKHGMFVRFDKLILDKRGKAMRAYKAEKSSKETAMPRSKSRGESLSTLSGSGGRK; encoded by the exons CAGCAATAGACAAAATAGAAAG CCGGAAACCCCCCAAGACATTTGCATTTGATCATTGTTTCTTTTCATTAAATCCAAATGATGAGAACTTTGCTTCACAAGAGACTGTTTTCGATTGTGTCGGTCGTGATATATTGGATAATGCGTTTCAAGGTTATAATGCTTGCATATTTGCCTATGGACAAACCG GTTCGGGTAAATCATATACCATGATGGGCTCTCAGGAATATAAGGGTATCATTCCGCGTTTGTGTGATAACTTATTTTCGGCCATTTCAAATAAATCCACTCAAGAGCTTATGTACAAAGTGGAAGTCTCATATATGGAAATATACAATGAAAAAGTCCATGATCTCTTAGATCCTAAGCCAAATAAACAATCGCTAAAGGTGCGTGAACACAATGTATTGGGTCCCTATGTGGACGGTTTGTCTCAGCTGGCAGTGGCATCATATCAAGATATTGATAATCTTATGACTGAGGGAAATAAGTCACGTACTGTTGCTGCTACAAACATGAATGCCGAATCATCTAGATCTCATGCTGTATTCTCAGTAGTATTAACCCAGATTTTAACTGATCAGGCCTCTGGAGTGACGGGCGAAAAGGTGTCACGCATGTCTTTAGTGGATTTAGCTGGTTCTGAAAGAGCTGTTAAAACCGGTGCTGTAGGTGATCGTTTGAAAGAAGGTTCaaatattaacaa GTCGCTTACAACTTTGGGTTTGGTTATCTCAAAATTGGCTGATCAATCGAATGGTAAAAAGAGTGGAGGTGATAAATTTGTTCCATATCGTGATTCTGTGTTAACGTGGCTTTTGAAAGACAACTTGGGTGGTAATTCTCGCACAGTCATGGTGGCCACAATTTCACCATCGGCTGATAATTATGAAGAAACCTTGTCTACTTTACGTTATGCCGATCGTGCTAAACGTATTGTCAATCATGCTGTGGTCAATGAGGATCCTAATGCCCGCATCATTCGTGAACTTCGTCATGAAGTGGAGACTCTCAGAAACATGCTTAAACATGCCACTGGTTCGCCAGTCGGCGATATCAACGACAAACTGGCTGAAAGTGAAAATCTAATGAAACAAATCTCTCAAACTTGGGAGGAGAAATTGGTAAAAACTGAACGCATACAAAATGAGCGGCAACAGGCTTTAGAAAAGATGGGCATTAGTGTCCAAGCTAGTGGAATTATGGTGGAGAAAAACAAATACTATTTAGTCAATTTAAATGCCGATCCGTCCCTTAACGAGTTGTTAGTTTACTATCTTAAAGAACGTACTTTAATCGGTGGCCATACCATAAGTGGTCCTCAACCAGATATTCAACTGTCGGGTTTAGGTATTCAGCCCGAACATTGTGTCATCACCATTGAAGATGGTGGTCTCTTTTTGGAACCATTTACCGGAGCCCGCTGTTTTGTCAATGGCTATGCGGCTGCAGAGAAAACACCCATCGCTAATGGTGATCGTATCTTATGGGGTAATCATCACTTTTTCCGTGTAAATTGTCCCAAATCGGCCAATGCCAATATGAACTCTGAACCACAGACGCCAGCACAGTTGATCGATTACAATTTTGCCAGAGATGAAATAATGCAAAATGAATTAAGCAACGATCCTATACAAACTGCTATTGCGCGACTGGAACGTCAACACGAGGAAGACAAGCAAGTGGCATTGGAAAAACAGAGACAA GAATATGAACGACAATTTCAACAATTACGCAATATTTTATCGCCCAGCACTCCCTATGCTCCCTATACACCCTATGATCCCTTGCGTTTAGGGAAAATTACTCCCAATACACCCACCTCGCAAATGCGTGTAGAAAAATGGGCTCAAGAACGCGATGAGATGTTTAAACGCTCTCTGGGTCAATTGAAAAATGATATAATGCGGGCTAATGCTTTAGTTCAAGAAGCCAATTTTCTTGCCGAGGAAATggaaaagaaaactaaattctCTGTTACTCTACAAATTCCTCCAGCTAATTTGAGTCCCAATAGAAGG cgTGGAGCTTTTGTAAGTGAACCTGCCATTTTGGTGAAACGTTTAAATTCGGGTAGTCAGATTTGGAGTATGGAAAAGTTGGAAAATAAACTAATTGATATGAGAGAAATGTATCAAGAGCATAAAGAACGCGTCTTAAATGGTTTG GAAAATGAAAACTCTAAGACTTTAGACCCCTTCTATGAGTCACAAGAGAATCATAATTTAATTGGTGTTGCAAACATTTTCTTGGAAGTGTTGTTCCATGATGTTAAATTGGATTATCATACACCCATTATAAGTCAACAAGGTGAAGTTGCTGGACGACTTCAGGTCGAAATTCAACGTATTGCCGGTCAAATGCCCCAAGATCGTATGTGTGAATCGATATCGGAATCCTCCTCCGACTCTCGTGATGATTATGAAGATGCTCCCGACCCCATGGCCAATCAAGTAACATGTCGTGTCACCATCAAGTGTGCCTCAGGCTTGCCACTGTCGCTatcgaattttgttttttgccaATATACTTTTTGGGGACATCAGGAAACCGTTGTACCCGTCATTAATGCCGAAACTACGCCAAGAGATCAGAACATGATCTTTAAATTTGAACACACCAAGGATTTTACGGTAACTATAAATGAAGAATTCTTGGAACATTGCATAGAAGGAGCTCTCTCGATTGAGGTCTGGGGCCATCGTAGTGCTGGTTTCTCCAGGTCCAAGGGTTGGGAGGTGGAACAACAACAAGCTAAGGCGCGATCGTTGGTGGATCGCTGGGCTGAGTTGTCACGTAAAATTGAGTTGTGGGTGGAAATTCACGAACTAAATGATAACGGTGAATATGCACCGGTAGAAGTTTCAAATCCCTCGGAGGTATTAACCGGAGGTATATATCAATTGCGTCAGGGTCAACAACGTCGTGTGCATGTGCGTGTCAAGCCCGTACAAAATTCCGGCACTTTGCCTATAATTTGCCAGTCAATAGTCAATATTGCTATTGGCAGTGTCACCGTGCGCTCACGTCTACAAAGAGCTCTCGATTCGTATCAAGAAGAGGATCTTACCATATTAAGAGAAAAGTGGAGTGAGGCTTTAGGAAGAAGACGCCAGTATTTAGATCAGCAAATACAAAAGCTGATCAAGAAGGAGGAGAAAACGGAAGAAGAACGTGAGCGGGAATTGAGTTTAGTACATCAGTGGGTGTCATTGACCGAAGAACGTAATGCGGTATTAGTACCAGCACCTGGTTCAGGTATACCTGGAGCTCCGGCCTCCTGGAATCCACCATCTGGCATGGAACCTCATGTACCGGTTTTATTCCTTAACCTAAACGCCGATGATCTCTCAGCTCAAAATACTAACGATGAATTTTCTATTGCTGGTATAAATTCCATACTCTCCAAAGAACATGGTCACAAATTCTATACATTACAAATCTTACAACACTTGGATAAAGATGTATGTGCAATATCCAGTTGGGACTCTTCGATGCACGATAGTCCTGCCTTGAATCGTGTGACCGAGGCAAATGAACGTGTCTATTTGATTTTGCGCACCACAGTGCGTTTATCGCATCCAGCACCCATGGATTTGGTATTGCGCAAACGTCTGTGCATTAACATTAAAAAGGGTCCAAGCATAACAGATCGTTTGAAAAAATTCCGTTTGGTTAGGACTGAAAATACTATTGCCTGCACTGGCGTTACCTATGAGGTTGTATCGAATATACCCAAAGCTTCCGAAGAATTAGAGGATCGTGAATCTTTGGCACAATTGGCGGCCAGTGGGGATGATTGTTCTGCGAGTGATGGTGAAACCTATATAG aaaaatatacacgTGGTGTCTCGGCCGTTGAAAGTATATTAACGTTGGATCGTTTAAGGCAAAATGTAGCCGTCAAAGAACTCGAAACTGCCCATGGTCAACCGTTAACTATGCGCAAAACTTGCAGTGTACCAAACTTCTCCCAG ATTATGCGATTTGATGCTTCTATGGAATCTTTGTTAAATGTGGGACGGTCTGAATCGTTTGTGGATTTGAATCAATCATTAGGTTCGAAATTCTTACCACAACCAG CACAAACTACACCAGGAGGCATGAGAGATTTTGGTACACGTTCACGTCATAGCTTTGGCGGTAAAGGTAGTAATGATGATTCTCCAGGAAAAGCATTTGGCATTG CATCACCAGCTACGAGTAAATTGATGGGTATGCGTATGACTACGTTACACGAAGAGCCATTGGGAGGACACCGCTCTTTGGCTGAAGAACCTGAGGATAGTTACAGTGATTCGGAATATGCCAACGAATATGAACATGAAAAGAATCAACGCAATAATTATCAAACACCACGATCACGTCTTACCTCCTCCAAAACTATGGATTCATTTATGGATGTTAGCACACACTCGAATCACAGCTATTTGAGTTACACATCCAatgttaatacaaatttaaaacatttgacgGGCTTAGCCACACCCAGCATGAGTTCATCAACTTCGAGTGGTTATGGATCTCAA GCTGTTTCCTGCACCAATTTAACTAATGATGATATTGCCTCAATGCGTTCTATGAGCATTGATGAAACTCCAG ACTTTGATCGCATTAATTCGAATTCCCCACCAAATCGTCAAACACATCGAGTAAATCCATTCCTTAAAGATATGCCAAAGCCTTCGATTAACCACAAACACATGGAAACAGTACCCACAAATGCCGAACTTCAACAACCAAAGTCACAAAATCAAAAtgatttaacaacaacaacaactcagCTGCCAACAGAAATTATCAATGCTCCCCTAACAATCGAAACCGAACAAGACCAACAACTTGTAATTGAAAATATCAGCAACAGTGAGGAGGAGCAGACACAGCATTTGAACAATGATCTCAACAATGAAAGCCAAACTAGCAATACTACCAACACCACCACAGCAACACAACCACATGATAAACGTGATCAAGATCAAACGGTGAAAAACCTTAATAACAACCAAACAAATTCCAACAACAATGACACCAGCTCAAATACCGACAATCAAAATGGCAACGAAATTATTGAAGAGGGTACTGGTATAGTTAGGACACCTCTGCCAGCTGGTAAAGTTGTGAGAAGAAAAAAGACTCCACCTCAGGGTAGTAATGGCAATGGTAATGATTTGATGACATCCAGTGTTACAAATACAACGACCATgaataacaataacaatcgTTCAAATGCAATGCATCGTGCTTCGTTGGCAAAAATGGAGGGTCTAATGACAAACTCAAATGATCATCTGAATGTATCATCTATGTCGACTAGCATGGAAATTGAGG ATGACAAACACATTGATGTGACTTTACCTGACTGGGTTGTGGTTGGTGAATCAGTTTTAATTAGACCCTATAATACCAGCGGAGTTATAAGTTACGTCGGCACCACACACTTCCAAAAGGGTACATGGATTGGTGTTGAACTTGACACACCTACGGGTAAAAATGATGGCAGTGTTCAAGGcattcaatattttcaatgtaAACCCAAACATGGTATGTTTGTAAGATTTGATAAGTTAATATTGGACAAACGGGGCAAAGCTATGAGAGCCTACAAAGCAGAAAAATCAAGTAAAG AAACCGCTATGCCACGTTCCAAAAGTCGCGGTGAATCTTTGAGCACTTTGAGTGGCTCTGGTGGGCGTAAATGA